One Candidatus Methylomirabilota bacterium DNA segment encodes these proteins:
- a CDS encoding MBL fold metallo-hydrolase — translation MARHVVPTRWKSGMLEVAPRVFAYVQASGIDPAGDTGVSNSGLILGQEGNVLVDALMVPSMTRKLVAAIKKTTRKPIGTLINTHHHLDHTGGNRFFRDATLIASAKCREALAPGFPPVPLLQRFMPRFAREFPLLKLALPTVTFEDHLVIHDGDREIRLWHPGFAAHTVGDAVAYLPKERVLFAGDIAFHYVTPLAFQGHVGGWIKAANRLLAFDADVIVPGHGPIGTKKELRLARDYLALVRREAKTRFDAGMPAEAAARDIKLGAYAAWSDAERILPNVMRCYQEFQNDLDRPMDLVSMLDGMERLRGRTADHACL, via the coding sequence ATGGCGCGGCACGTGGTGCCGACACGCTGGAAGAGCGGCATGCTCGAGGTCGCGCCGAGGGTCTTCGCCTACGTCCAGGCGTCGGGGATCGACCCGGCGGGCGACACGGGCGTCTCGAACTCGGGGCTGATCCTCGGCCAGGAGGGGAACGTGCTCGTGGACGCCCTCATGGTGCCGTCGATGACGCGGAAGCTCGTGGCGGCGATCAAGAAGACGACACGCAAGCCCATCGGGACCCTCATCAACACCCACCATCACCTCGATCACACCGGCGGCAACCGGTTCTTCCGCGACGCGACGCTGATCGCCTCCGCGAAGTGCCGCGAGGCGCTCGCGCCCGGCTTCCCGCCCGTGCCGCTGCTGCAGCGCTTCATGCCGCGCTTCGCGCGCGAGTTCCCGCTGCTGAAGCTCGCGCTGCCGACCGTGACGTTCGAGGACCACCTCGTGATCCACGACGGCGACCGCGAGATCCGCCTCTGGCACCCGGGGTTCGCCGCCCACACGGTCGGGGACGCCGTCGCCTACCTGCCGAAGGAGCGGGTCCTGTTCGCGGGCGACATCGCCTTCCACTACGTCACGCCGCTCGCCTTCCAGGGCCACGTCGGCGGCTGGATCAAGGCGGCGAACCGCCTCCTCGCGTTCGACGCCGACGTGATCGTGCCCGGCCACGGCCCCATCGGGACGAAGAAGGAGCTCAGGCTCGCGCGCGACTACCTCGCGCTGGTCCGGCGCGAGGCGAAGACGCGCTTCGACGCCGGCATGCCGGCCGAGGCGGCCGCGCGCGACATCAAGCTCGGGGCCTACGCCGCGTGGAGCGACGCCGAGCGCATCCTGCCGAACGTGATGCGCTGCTATCAGGAGTTCCAGAACGACCTGGACCGGCCCATGGACCTCGTCTCGATGCTCGACGGCATGGAGCGGTTGCGCGGGCGGACGGCGGATCACGCCTGCCTCTGA